From a region of the Chloroflexota bacterium genome:
- a CDS encoding undecaprenyl-phosphate glucose phosphotransferase translates to MATTTMLNQTTVVTRRYRYVVLLLLMGCDIIGVNGGFFLAYYLNLAAIVREFQPPSFGQVLLTLAVLNALFGTLFTANGLYRMQRGGSRIDEGYHIFRAISIGTIMFIALNNLFPLINITTQTLVYGWVLATIGTTILRLIYHRAIGQLRLRGYDTRRVLIIGAGEIGQLVYRQMSKAPSLGYQIIGFLSDDVPTGQQVVDDVPVLGKRAKLGLAVRTCAIDEVIVALSGASYNDVFELVSQVEDESVSIKIYPDAFQLITNNEVSVGELSGLPLITVRAVPLDRQLNRTVKRLLDIAVSAAALIMLSPLLLLIGILIKIDSPGPAFFIQERVGRDGRPFKMIKYRSMRLDAEKLGTWTTPNDDRRTRLGTFLRRFSIDELPQFINVLLGDMSVVGPRPEQPRYVAQFSEQIPRYMHRHREKAGITGWAQVNGLRGDTSIEERTRYDLYYIENWSPLFDIKIIIRTAYNAIRGDENAY, encoded by the coding sequence ATGGCAACAACCACAATGCTTAATCAAACAACCGTTGTTACGCGTCGTTATCGCTATGTTGTTCTATTGCTGCTGATGGGCTGCGATATTATTGGCGTGAACGGCGGTTTTTTTCTGGCCTACTACCTTAATCTCGCAGCGATAGTGCGCGAATTTCAGCCACCGAGCTTTGGTCAGGTGTTGCTGACCTTGGCGGTGCTGAATGCTTTATTTGGCACGCTATTCACGGCCAATGGGCTATATCGCATGCAGCGCGGTGGCTCGCGCATCGACGAAGGCTACCATATTTTTCGGGCGATTTCGATTGGTACAATCATGTTTATCGCCCTGAATAACTTGTTTCCGTTAATTAATATTACCACTCAGACCCTTGTTTATGGCTGGGTTTTGGCAACAATTGGCACGACAATCTTGCGCTTGATCTATCATCGGGCAATTGGTCAATTACGCTTGCGCGGCTATGATACGCGGCGGGTTTTGATTATTGGGGCTGGGGAAATTGGCCAGCTAGTCTATCGCCAAATGAGCAAAGCACCGAGTCTTGGCTACCAAATTATTGGCTTTCTCTCCGATGATGTGCCAACGGGCCAGCAAGTTGTTGATGATGTGCCAGTCTTGGGCAAACGGGCCAAACTTGGTTTAGCCGTGCGCACTTGCGCGATCGATGAAGTGATTGTTGCGCTCAGCGGAGCTTCGTATAACGATGTGTTTGAGTTGGTTTCGCAAGTTGAAGATGAAAGCGTTTCGATCAAAATCTATCCTGATGCCTTTCAGCTGATCACCAATAACGAGGTTTCAGTCGGCGAATTAAGTGGTTTGCCGTTGATCACCGTGCGGGCTGTGCCGCTTGACCGCCAATTAAATCGTACAGTCAAGCGTTTGTTGGATATTGCGGTTTCGGCGGCGGCTTTGATTATGCTTTCGCCGTTGTTGCTGCTGATTGGGATTTTGATCAAAATTGATTCGCCAGGCCCAGCTTTTTTTATTCAAGAGCGGGTTGGCCGCGACGGCAGGCCATTCAAGATGATTAAATATCGTTCGATGCGGCTTGATGCTGAGAAACTTGGCACTTGGACAACTCCCAACGATGATCGGCGCACGCGCTTAGGTACATTTTTACGGCGCTTCTCAATTGACGAACTACCACAATTTATCAATGTATTGTTGGGCGATATGAGTGTGGTTGGGCCTCGGCCTGAACAACCGCGCTATGTTGCCCAATTTAGCGAACAAATTCCACGCTATATGCATCGCCACCGCGAAAAAGCTGGAATTACTGGTTGGGCACAGGTCAACGGTCTTCGTGGCGATACGTCAATCGAGGAGCGTACCCGCTACGATCTCTACTATATCGAAAATTGGTCACCGCTGTTTGATATTAAAATTATTATCCGCACTGCCTATAATGCAATTCGTGGTGATGAAAATGCTTACTAA
- a CDS encoding MFS transporter produces the protein MIETRRWPWGLIWTALIIFLAALDQTVVITVLPNVVSTLGLDVEQALEQGIWVITGYLLGYTVAMPLLGRIADAYGHRRLFLAALGVFVGGSIGCALADSVWSLVAWRIVQAIGGGAVLPIGLAISMDEVKPIHHATALGIMGAAGEAGGVLGPAYGGLISQIQLLDIDGWRWVFWLNIPLGAALAWAIIRTLPDRPGNRGAIDYVGGGLIAVSLTALTVALSRSLGSLAIEPSAESGNLDQYAVQWTSPLTIGLLVLAVLSFIGFIWWERRTTTPLIELSAFRTPAFSAANITNVLVGMALIVGMVNVPFFVGTVLAGDALSGGLTLMRLTMMIPIGAVLGGMLMRRMSARLVAGLGMLTTAIGFALLGFWVAETNQLQLTIYLLLTGTGFGLVLPALSAAAIGTVARESMGTAAGLLNALRMVGITLGVSALASWSLAYRASLNSKLVFTMEDFNTGAAQLALTQNEMTVYHSTFFAAAVVCLLALIPIWWLPRERSEGDTPLFA, from the coding sequence ATGATAGAAACACGTCGCTGGCCATGGGGCTTGATTTGGACAGCCCTGATCATTTTTTTGGCCGCTCTCGACCAAACGGTGGTAATCACCGTCTTACCAAATGTGGTCAGCACGCTAGGCCTTGATGTTGAACAAGCGCTTGAACAAGGTATTTGGGTCATCACTGGCTATTTATTGGGCTATACCGTCGCCATGCCCTTGCTGGGGCGAATTGCCGATGCCTATGGTCATCGGCGTTTATTTTTGGCCGCTCTTGGGGTTTTCGTTGGTGGCTCAATCGGTTGTGCCTTGGCTGATAGCGTTTGGTCGTTGGTGGCATGGCGGATCGTTCAGGCCATTGGCGGCGGTGCTGTGCTGCCAATCGGCCTAGCAATCTCGATGGACGAAGTTAAGCCAATTCATCATGCAACCGCCTTGGGAATTATGGGAGCGGCTGGCGAGGCTGGCGGGGTGCTTGGCCCAGCCTATGGTGGCTTGATTTCACAAATTCAACTACTCGATATTGATGGTTGGCGTTGGGTTTTCTGGCTGAATATTCCGTTGGGCGCAGCCTTGGCTTGGGCCATTATTCGCACCTTGCCCGATCGGCCTGGCAATCGTGGGGCAATTGATTACGTTGGCGGTGGCTTAATCGCCGTCAGTTTAACCGCCCTAACCGTAGCCCTTTCGCGCTCACTCGGTAGTTTGGCCATTGAGCCAAGTGCCGAAAGCGGCAACCTCGATCAATATGCGGTGCAATGGACATCGCCGCTAACAATTGGCCTCTTGGTATTAGCAGTGCTCAGTTTTATTGGCTTTATCTGGTGGGAACGGCGCACTACCACTCCATTAATTGAACTAAGCGCCTTTCGCACCCCAGCGTTTAGCGCCGCCAATATCACTAATGTGCTGGTTGGCATGGCTTTGATTGTGGGTATGGTCAATGTGCCGTTTTTTGTCGGCACGGTGCTGGCAGGCGATGCACTTTCAGGCGGCCTAACATTAATGCGCTTGACCATGATGATTCCAATTGGGGCAGTTTTGGGTGGCATGTTGATGCGGCGGATGAGTGCCCGACTGGTTGCAGGCCTTGGCATGCTCACCACCGCAATTGGTTTTGCGCTGCTAGGCTTTTGGGTAGCAGAAACCAATCAATTGCAATTAACCATCTATTTATTATTGACAGGCACCGGCTTTGGCTTGGTACTCCCAGCCTTGAGCGCCGCCGCGATCGGCACAGTTGCCCGCGAATCGATGGGCACAGCCGCAGGCTTGTTGAATGCCTTGCGCATGGTTGGAATCACCTTGGGCGTTTCGGCTTTGGCTTCGTGGAGTTTGGCCTATCGCGCCAGCCTCAACAGCAAGTTGGTGTTTACCATGGAAGATTTCAACACTGGCGCGGCGCAATTAGCCCTAACTCAAAACGAAATGACCGTTTATCACAGCACCTTTTTTGCTGCCGCCGTGGTTTGTTTGCTAGCCTTGATTCCAATTTGGTGGTTACCACGCGAACGGAGCGAGGGCGATACACCGCTGTTTGCTTAA
- a CDS encoding GAF domain-containing sensor histidine kinase, with translation MESSDSAQAAFMASAAEAQPMPEALTATDWRACLRTVNQIAHLMAQHLDLMALLQRALVIISEDFKFATLRLLLLNRPAADRLICRAGIGPATLPLAIDALFPTDQGIIGAAIQLRQVVWIDNAPNLSYLAIPIIISAQLEGILYIESQRLVLADDLTNLAIVADQLGVAIENACLFDQLQQHLAETQLMFETSHNISSARTVAEVVAAYLNHIAARRRYACTVVLYEFDAQGQFVARTVKGRWSPEHGLSSNHDRQPHERDALDDLLDAGETVTIADVRTDPRVAPGLRRMQEAEQRLAMAFIPLIVRSQRIGLVVLTDANPHEWSHADLHPYQVTAEHLAIVIDNRRQQRLLYAHGERIAVLDERQRLARDLHDSVTQMIFSITLISQTVTSAWQRDPAEGERRVNRLIELSQLALAEMRSLLTDLHPIEREHPQAVHYAQPTPHAAPTEPSKLMQRLHKYATEVIGDQLQINFDTTSYEQHTAICEDALYRIIQEALNNVSKHAHASHVAVTLRVHGNRLILSIQDDGIGFDQSSQPASQGLGLYSMRKRVETCGGTLTITLGATAGTMVQAIIPREAPHVRS, from the coding sequence ATGGAATCATCAGATTCTGCGCAGGCTGCGTTTATGGCTTCTGCTGCTGAAGCCCAACCAATGCCTGAAGCTTTAACCGCCACTGATTGGCGAGCATGTTTGCGCACAGTCAACCAAATTGCCCACCTCATGGCCCAACATCTTGATCTCATGGCGTTACTTCAGCGGGCGCTGGTGATTATTAGCGAGGATTTTAAGTTTGCCACCCTGCGCCTGTTACTGCTCAATCGACCTGCTGCTGATCGTTTGATCTGTCGGGCGGGCATTGGCCCAGCTACACTTCCGTTGGCGATTGATGCGCTTTTTCCAACCGACCAAGGCATTATTGGGGCGGCCATCCAACTTCGTCAGGTAGTCTGGATCGATAATGCACCGAACTTATCATATTTGGCGATTCCGATCATTATTAGTGCCCAGCTTGAAGGAATTCTCTACATCGAATCACAACGCTTGGTATTGGCCGATGATCTCACCAATTTGGCGATTGTGGCTGATCAGCTGGGCGTAGCGATTGAAAATGCCTGTCTTTTTGATCAGCTTCAGCAGCATTTGGCTGAAACCCAGTTGATGTTCGAAACCAGCCATAACATTAGTAGTGCTCGCACGGTTGCCGAGGTTGTGGCGGCCTACCTCAACCATATTGCCGCCCGCCGTCGCTATGCCTGTACCGTTGTTTTATACGAGTTTGATGCCCAAGGCCAGTTTGTAGCTCGTACAGTCAAAGGGCGTTGGTCGCCAGAACATGGGTTATCGTCGAACCATGATCGCCAGCCCCATGAACGTGATGCCTTAGATGATTTGCTTGATGCAGGCGAGACGGTGACGATTGCTGATGTGCGCACCGACCCACGGGTTGCGCCTGGTTTGCGGCGCATGCAAGAAGCTGAACAGCGCTTAGCAATGGCCTTCATTCCATTGATTGTGCGTAGCCAGCGGATTGGTTTGGTTGTGTTGACTGACGCTAATCCGCATGAGTGGTCACATGCCGATTTACACCCCTACCAAGTTACGGCTGAGCATCTGGCGATTGTGATTGATAATCGTCGTCAACAACGCTTGCTGTATGCTCATGGCGAACGGATTGCCGTGTTGGATGAGCGCCAGCGGCTCGCCCGCGATCTGCATGATTCGGTAACCCAAATGATCTTCAGCATCACGCTGATCTCGCAAACCGTTACCTCGGCTTGGCAGCGTGATCCAGCTGAAGGCGAGCGCCGCGTTAATCGTTTGATCGAATTGAGTCAACTAGCCCTGGCCGAAATGCGTTCGCTGTTGACCGATCTGCATCCGATTGAGCGTGAGCATCCGCAAGCTGTGCACTATGCCCAGCCAACGCCCCACGCTGCCCCAACTGAGCCAAGTAAATTGATGCAACGATTGCATAAATATGCAACCGAGGTGATTGGCGATCAACTTCAGATCAACTTTGATACGACCAGTTACGAGCAACATACAGCTATCTGTGAAGATGCACTCTATCGAATTATCCAAGAAGCATTAAACAATGTCAGCAAACATGCCCATGCCAGCCATGTGGCGGTAACTCTGCGCGTTCATGGCAATCGACTGATCTTGAGTATTCAAGACGATGGAATTGGCTTTGATCAATCGAGTCAACCAGCGAGCCAAGGCTTAGGTCTCTACAGTATGCGTAAACGGGTTGAAACCTGTGGCGGAACGCTGACGATTACTCTTGGGGCAACCGCAGGGACGATGGTGCAAGCAATCATCCCGCGTGAAGCGCCCCATGTCAGGAGCTAG